The stretch of DNA TGCAGGAAGACGAGCCGCCGCGGCGGGTGCCCCAGGTTGTGGACGCGGGCGATGGTTTCCTGGCCCTTGTAGCAGCCCTTGGCCAGGTGGACGGCCGTGCGGAGGAGGTCCAGTTCGTGCGGGATGGTCTTGTCGTCCGTTTCGGCGCCGATCCGGGGACGCCAGGCAGCCAGGCGCAGCGCTTCGGCGGCGAGGACCCCGGCCAGCGGTCGTCCTTCCACGGCTTCCTCCAGCTCAGCAGCGGGAATCAGGTACTCGAACCACGGGCGCTCGAACCCGGGATGGTCAGCCGGCGGAATGGTGGCGTAGGAGTAGCCGCCGGGCCCGACATTGGGCCAGGGGTCCTGCCAGACGAGCCGTTGCGCCCACTCGGGGATGGCCTTGGTGCTCCCCACCACGGCCCAATCGGCCGAAACGTCGGCGATCTCCACCCGCAGCATGAACTTCATCCTGTTAAGGAACTCCGCCAGCGGGGCAGCTTCGGCGGCCTCCACGATCAGCCAGGTGGTCCCGCCGTCGTCAACCACCCTGGCTTCGAAATCGATCCTGCCCTGCACGCTCAGGAGGAGCAGCTCGCTGGACTCCCCCGCCTGCAGGCCGGTGACCTGCTGGGAGGACAGCGTGTTGAGCCAGCTGAGGCGGTCCGGCCCGGTGACCGTCACAACGCCGCGGTGGGAGAGGTCGACGACGGCGGTTCCGGCTGCGAGGGCGCGCTGCTCGCGCAGCGGCTCGCCGTAGTGGGCTGCGACGCCGGCGTCCGCGCCGGCCGCCTCAACGGCTCCGGGGCGCGACAACAGAGGGCTGGGAGTAGTCATACTGGGGGCAACGTCCTTTGGTCAGGGAGTATTCCGGGCTTCGACAAGCTCACTGAGCCAGGGGCCCACGACCGCCGGGTTCCCTGGCCGAGCTTGCGAGGTCAGGGAGCGGTTGGGGAGCGGTATTCCGGGTTTTCAAAATCGAAGCGGGTTCCGGCCGCCCATTCCTTGGGGAGGTTGCCGTATGCCGGATAGCCGCCGGCGTCTTTGAGGGTCCGGGCAAGGTGCAGGAGGTTCCAGGTCATGAAGGTGGCGTTCCGGTTGGTGAAGTCGGTTTCGGGACCG from Pseudarthrobacter siccitolerans encodes:
- the ygfZ gene encoding CAF17-like 4Fe-4S cluster assembly/insertion protein YgfZ, with the translated sequence MTTPSPLLSRPGAVEAAGADAGVAAHYGEPLREQRALAAGTAVVDLSHRGVVTVTGPDRLSWLNTLSSQQVTGLQAGESSELLLLSVQGRIDFEARVVDDGGTTWLIVEAAEAAPLAEFLNRMKFMLRVEIADVSADWAVVGSTKAIPEWAQRLVWQDPWPNVGPGGYSYATIPPADHPGFERPWFEYLIPAAELEEAVEGRPLAGVLAAEALRLAAWRPRIGAETDDKTIPHELDLLRTAVHLAKGCYKGQETIARVHNLGHPPRRLVFLQLDGSQHTLPQAGSPVLVGERKVGTVTSVAQHYEMGPVALAVIKRSVAADEILTVLDGDEPYTAAQELIVAPDAGQVVGRQTGFLKGPR